Proteins encoded by one window of Bacillus spongiae:
- a CDS encoding YtzC family protein, whose product MATRESVEACLQQCENAIQIAQQQYTAGTKQAHYHDEDYSNALQGLENAANELLKMTDSASHQQREQLHRMRLQVQQLQNEMILLDHDH is encoded by the coding sequence ATGGCTACGAGAGAATCAGTTGAGGCTTGTTTACAGCAATGTGAGAATGCCATTCAAATTGCACAGCAGCAATATACAGCTGGAACAAAACAAGCGCATTACCACGATGAAGATTACTCCAATGCTCTTCAAGGGTTAGAAAATGCAGCTAATGAATTGTTAAAAATGACCGATAGCGCCAGTCATCAGCAACGTGAGCAATTGCATCGTATGCGCCTTCAAGTGCAACAATTACAAAATGAAATGATTTTATTAGACCATGATCATTAA
- a CDS encoding SDR family oxidoreductase produces the protein MKQTALITGASSGIGKEFSYQLAEKGMDVVLVARTKTALDKLAEDITKKYKVKATVITADLSVEYAAKDISETIKEKGLVIDYLVNNAGFATSGEFLNNEKEIDHKQVTVNVQSIVDLTHEFLPSMVKRGAGTIINVASLVAFQPVPYMAVYSATKAFVLSFTESLAEEYRSKGITFFAICPGATNTNFFEAAGDKTPSVTRTPKQVVQTALRGIENGKSFAVDGKKNYFLAQSSRLLSRKRVVKLSAKVSLKNLK, from the coding sequence ATGAAACAAACAGCGTTAATTACAGGAGCTTCTTCAGGTATAGGAAAAGAATTTTCTTATCAATTAGCAGAAAAAGGGATGGATGTAGTATTAGTAGCAAGAACAAAAACTGCACTTGATAAATTAGCTGAAGATATTACGAAAAAATACAAAGTGAAAGCAACGGTAATAACAGCTGATTTAAGCGTAGAGTATGCTGCAAAAGATATCAGTGAAACAATTAAAGAAAAAGGACTAGTTATTGATTATTTAGTAAACAATGCTGGTTTTGCAACATCAGGTGAATTTTTGAATAATGAAAAAGAAATCGATCATAAGCAAGTAACAGTGAATGTCCAGTCAATTGTTGATCTTACTCATGAATTTCTTCCATCAATGGTTAAAAGAGGGGCAGGAACAATTATCAATGTTGCTTCTCTAGTTGCTTTTCAACCTGTTCCATATATGGCGGTATATTCTGCTACGAAAGCATTTGTATTATCCTTTACTGAATCTTTAGCAGAAGAGTATCGATCGAAAGGAATTACCTTCTTTGCCATTTGTCCGGGAGCGACCAATACAAATTTCTTTGAAGCAGCTGGAGATAAGACTCCAAGTGTGACTAGAACACCAAAACAAGTTGTTCAAACTGCTTTACGAGGAATTGAAAATGGAAAGAGCTTTGCAGTTGATGGTAAGAAAAACTATTTTTTAGCACAATCTTCTAGATTGTTGTCTAGAAAAAGGGTTGTCAAACTATCTGCAAAAGTATCTTTAAAAAACTTGAAATAG
- a CDS encoding LLM class flavin-dependent oxidoreductase: MTLKLSVLDQSPIAEGISPSEALQQTTKLIQHVEKLGFHRFWVSEHHNTPTLAGSSPEILIAHLAANTEKIKVGSGGVMLPHYSPFKVAENFKVLEGLHPGRIDLGLGRAPGGMPRATLALNRGKHRDINEFPDQIEELQYYLHDSLPENHPYYGLKATPLIPTVPEMWLLGSSASSAMLAANKGLPYTFAQFINGNGGSHYMQHYRQQFRPSKYFQEPKGIVAVFVICAETDEEAERIVSSVDYAILMSEQGVKSNGAPSPEKALSYSYSSYELARIQENRKRMVIGSPKKVKEQLLALASLYETDEIMAVTITYDFEDKLKSFELLAKELLD, translated from the coding sequence ATGACCTTAAAGCTGAGTGTATTAGATCAATCACCGATTGCAGAAGGCATTTCTCCAAGTGAAGCACTTCAGCAAACGACAAAGCTCATTCAACATGTCGAAAAGCTAGGATTCCATCGTTTTTGGGTGTCAGAACACCATAATACGCCAACGCTAGCAGGATCCTCACCAGAAATACTTATTGCTCACTTAGCTGCAAATACGGAAAAAATTAAAGTAGGTTCCGGAGGGGTAATGTTGCCACATTACAGTCCGTTTAAAGTAGCTGAAAATTTTAAAGTGCTAGAAGGGTTACATCCAGGACGAATTGACCTTGGTCTTGGCAGAGCCCCAGGAGGGATGCCCCGAGCGACTTTAGCTTTAAACCGTGGAAAGCATCGTGATATTAACGAATTTCCTGATCAAATTGAAGAGCTACAGTATTATTTACATGATTCTCTTCCTGAAAATCATCCTTATTATGGATTGAAGGCAACGCCACTTATTCCTACTGTCCCCGAAATGTGGTTATTAGGTTCAAGTGCATCAAGTGCAATGCTTGCTGCAAATAAAGGGTTACCATATACCTTTGCTCAGTTTATTAACGGGAATGGTGGCTCACACTATATGCAGCATTATCGACAGCAGTTTCGTCCAAGTAAGTATTTCCAAGAGCCAAAGGGAATCGTCGCGGTCTTTGTTATTTGTGCAGAGACAGATGAAGAAGCAGAACGAATCGTATCGAGTGTTGATTATGCCATTTTGATGTCAGAACAAGGAGTAAAATCGAATGGGGCACCTTCACCCGAAAAAGCACTCTCCTATTCTTACTCTTCTTATGAACTAGCTCGTATACAAGAAAATCGCAAAAGAATGGTTATTGGCAGTCCAAAAAAAGTTAAGGAACAGCTGCTCGCTTTAGCTTCTTTGTATGAAACAGATGAAATCATGGCCGTAACGATTACCTATGATTTTGAAGATAAATTGAAATCCTTTGAGTTGCTAGCGAAAGAGCTACTAGATTAA
- a CDS encoding immune inhibitor A domain-containing protein, which translates to MKRRKFVSVAMAAALSLGAFVAPASTNAMNLTSTKIEAAKAKTAESHDQSHHSVGGPIDLGVANEERLIEMLKKSGKLATDATGEEAEKAVKDYLKEVSKKAEKQLKNDGELSEQEHKLNKEKEKLQTNAFTNGNGNKLGKAKKNAPGNLVEENYEGEVRTDEVLVLLVEFPDFKANDMNPEDTDMYYADYAKEHYEDLVFGENGYEGPNGENLISMKQYYEQQSGGAYTVDGAVAGWYEAEHPAAYYGAANGDSNDTDARSLVREALDAAAADPTIDLADFDKEDRYDLDGDGDLREPDGLVDHLMIVHSSVGQEAGGGQLGEDAIWSHRWNLGGVYGIEGTETDVSYWDGLMAAYDYTVQPADGAAGVFSHEYAHDLGLPDEYDTQYTGQGEPVSYWSLMSSGSWAGIIPGTEPTGFSAWAKEELQASMGGNWLHGGEINIEDLDGKGLEAVLDEGVSKGTNLDALRVNLPQKEQVINTPATGSYEYHSQSGHDLDNSLVTTVDLTNATSGALNFKAWYQIEQGWDFGSVQVKDGNDDWVAIQGNITTTDDPHGQNPGHGITGSSDGWVDASFDLSAYAGKEVQVKINYWTDPAAAEAGLYVDDVQVVVDGAEVLFDGAEGEAVVDLDGFVKTDGKFFSDHYYLLEWRTHNGVDEGLKHIRRGDSLMTFDDGLIVWYVDDSYDNNWTGAHPGEGFLGVVDADQKTLYWSDDSVASTRYQVHDAAFSLDKSEKMFLDYSDLLGITLTDNYTKRNPLFDDSKNYLNAGLPDAGRNVPNYGLNIRVTGQSADGKVGKVLLFKK; encoded by the coding sequence ATGAAGCGTAGAAAATTTGTAAGCGTAGCAATGGCTGCGGCTTTGTCACTAGGGGCATTTGTTGCTCCCGCATCTACCAATGCAATGAATTTGACTTCAACAAAGATTGAAGCGGCTAAGGCAAAAACAGCCGAATCTCATGACCAATCTCATCATTCTGTCGGAGGTCCAATAGATTTAGGTGTTGCGAATGAAGAGCGTTTAATAGAAATGCTTAAGAAAAGTGGAAAATTGGCAACAGATGCAACGGGTGAAGAAGCTGAAAAGGCTGTAAAAGATTATTTGAAGGAAGTTTCAAAAAAAGCTGAAAAACAGCTGAAAAATGATGGTGAATTAAGCGAGCAAGAGCATAAGTTAAACAAAGAAAAAGAAAAGCTTCAAACAAATGCTTTTACTAATGGAAATGGAAATAAATTAGGGAAAGCGAAAAAGAATGCACCAGGCAATCTTGTAGAAGAGAATTACGAAGGTGAAGTACGTACCGATGAAGTTCTTGTTCTTTTAGTGGAGTTCCCTGATTTTAAAGCAAATGACATGAATCCTGAAGATACAGATATGTATTATGCGGATTATGCGAAAGAGCATTACGAAGATTTAGTATTTGGTGAGAATGGATATGAAGGTCCAAATGGTGAGAACTTAATATCCATGAAACAATACTATGAGCAGCAATCTGGTGGTGCTTATACGGTTGATGGCGCAGTAGCTGGTTGGTACGAAGCGGAACATCCTGCTGCTTATTACGGTGCAGCAAATGGTGACAGCAATGACACGGATGCACGTTCACTTGTAAGAGAAGCGCTTGATGCAGCTGCAGCTGATCCAACTATTGATTTAGCCGATTTTGATAAAGAAGATCGATACGATCTTGATGGAGATGGAGATTTACGTGAGCCAGACGGTTTAGTTGACCATTTAATGATTGTTCACTCTTCTGTTGGACAAGAAGCAGGTGGCGGTCAATTAGGTGAAGATGCGATTTGGTCTCATCGCTGGAATTTAGGCGGAGTGTATGGAATTGAAGGTACAGAAACAGATGTTTCATATTGGGATGGTTTGATGGCTGCGTATGATTACACAGTTCAGCCAGCAGACGGAGCAGCGGGAGTCTTCTCTCACGAATACGCTCATGATTTAGGATTACCGGATGAATATGACACTCAGTATACAGGACAAGGTGAACCTGTTTCTTATTGGTCACTAATGTCTAGTGGTAGCTGGGCAGGAATAATCCCAGGAACAGAGCCAACAGGCTTCAGTGCATGGGCGAAGGAAGAATTACAAGCGTCAATGGGCGGTAACTGGTTACATGGTGGAGAAATTAATATTGAAGACCTAGACGGTAAAGGACTTGAAGCGGTTCTTGACGAGGGTGTGTCAAAAGGAACAAATCTTGATGCTTTAAGAGTGAACCTTCCTCAAAAAGAACAAGTAATTAACACACCGGCGACTGGTTCTTATGAATACCACAGTCAAAGTGGACATGACTTAGATAATAGCTTAGTTACAACGGTTGATTTAACGAACGCTACAAGTGGTGCGTTAAACTTTAAAGCATGGTACCAAATCGAGCAAGGTTGGGATTTTGGTTCAGTACAAGTAAAAGACGGAAATGATGATTGGGTAGCAATTCAGGGTAATATTACAACAACAGATGATCCTCATGGACAAAATCCAGGACACGGTATTACCGGTTCTTCAGATGGTTGGGTTGATGCTAGCTTTGATCTAAGTGCATATGCTGGAAAAGAAGTTCAAGTGAAAATCAACTATTGGACTGACCCTGCAGCAGCTGAGGCTGGTCTATATGTAGATGATGTACAAGTAGTTGTTGATGGTGCTGAGGTATTATTTGATGGAGCTGAAGGGGAAGCAGTAGTTGACCTAGACGGTTTCGTAAAAACAGATGGTAAGTTCTTCTCTGACCACTACTATTTATTAGAGTGGAGAACACATAACGGCGTTGACGAAGGACTTAAGCATATTCGTCGTGGCGATAGCTTAATGACTTTTGATGACGGATTAATTGTTTGGTATGTTGATGATAGCTATGATAACAACTGGACTGGCGCTCATCCTGGTGAAGGATTCTTAGGAGTAGTAGATGCTGACCAAAAGACTTTATATTGGAGTGATGACAGTGTAGCTTCTACTCGCTACCAAGTTCATGATGCAGCATTTAGCCTAGATAAGTCAGAAAAAATGTTCTTAGACTATTCTGATCTTCTTGGCATCACGCTTACAGACAACTATACTAAGCGTAATCCATTATTTGATGATAGCAAGAACTATTTAAATGCTGGCCTTCCAGATGCAGGACGTAATGTTCCGAATTACGGATTGAACATCCGTGTAACAGGACAAAGTGCTGATGGTAAAGTTGGTAAAGTATTATTATTCAAGAAATAA
- a CDS encoding metalloregulator ArsR/SmtB family transcription factor, producing the protein MSEEALIVFRQCRSLLQIFSDPARQDIILLLAQHERLSVNEITSHLSLSRPAISHHLKMLRDNRLVNIEQKGTQRFYTLSLTESIHQLKNLLNIVEKECT; encoded by the coding sequence GTGTCAGAGGAAGCCTTAATTGTATTTCGTCAATGTAGGTCTTTATTACAAATCTTTAGTGACCCTGCAAGACAAGATATTATTTTATTACTCGCTCAACATGAACGATTATCCGTAAATGAGATAACCAGTCACTTGAGCTTGTCCAGACCAGCAATTTCTCATCATTTAAAAATGTTAAGAGACAATCGCTTAGTGAACATAGAGCAAAAAGGAACACAAAGATTCTATACCCTATCGCTAACTGAATCGATTCATCAATTGAAAAATTTACTAAATATTGTAGAAAAAGAGTGTACTTAA
- a CDS encoding TIGR01212 family radical SAM protein (This family includes YhcC from E. coli K-12, an uncharacterized radical SAM protein.) has product MSQTNPFLYASDNKRYHTWNYHLRNEFGHKVFKIALDGGFDCPNRDGTVAHGGCTFCSAAGSGDFAGNRIDSLEVQFNEIKNKMHKKWNNGKYLAYFQAYTNTHAPVDVLRQKFETVLKQEGVVGLSIATRPDCLPDDVVEYLAELNERTYLWVELGLQTVHERTALLINRAHDYSTYVDGVRKLRKHNIRICSHIINGLPLESHDMMMETANTVANLDVQGIKIHLLHLLKGTPMVKQYEKGMLDFLSFEDYIHLVCDQLEILPPEMIVHRITGDGPIDLMIGPMWSVNKWQVLNAIDAELKKRNSWQGKYYVSAEEIVK; this is encoded by the coding sequence ATGTCTCAGACAAACCCATTTCTATATGCATCAGACAACAAACGGTATCATACTTGGAATTATCATCTTCGCAACGAATTTGGACATAAAGTTTTTAAAATTGCATTAGATGGTGGATTTGATTGCCCGAATCGTGATGGTACGGTCGCACACGGTGGCTGTACGTTTTGTTCTGCTGCCGGGTCTGGTGATTTTGCTGGAAACCGTATTGATTCTCTCGAAGTTCAATTTAATGAAATTAAAAATAAAATGCACAAAAAGTGGAACAATGGAAAATATTTGGCGTATTTTCAAGCCTATACGAATACTCATGCCCCTGTCGATGTCCTCCGACAAAAATTCGAGACCGTGTTAAAACAAGAGGGCGTCGTTGGATTATCCATTGCCACCCGTCCCGATTGTTTACCAGATGATGTTGTAGAGTATTTAGCTGAGTTAAATGAACGAACTTATTTATGGGTCGAATTAGGACTTCAAACTGTACATGAACGAACTGCACTATTAATTAATCGTGCGCATGATTATAGTACTTATGTTGACGGTGTTCGTAAACTCAGAAAACATAACATTCGAATTTGTTCTCATATTATTAACGGACTTCCATTAGAAAGTCACGACATGATGATGGAAACAGCTAACACGGTTGCAAACCTTGATGTCCAAGGAATTAAAATTCACTTGCTTCACCTTCTAAAAGGAACACCAATGGTAAAGCAATACGAAAAAGGGATGCTAGATTTTCTATCATTTGAAGATTACATTCATTTAGTTTGTGACCAATTAGAAATTCTTCCACCTGAAATGATTGTCCACCGTATTACTGGAGATGGTCCAATCGATTTAATGATTGGTCCAATGTGGAGTGTCAATAAATGGCAAGTTCTGAACGCGATAGATGCGGAACTTAAGAAACGAAATAGCTGGCAAGGAAAATATTATGTTTCAGCAGAGGAGATAGTAAAATGA
- a CDS encoding glycogen biosynthesis protein GlgD, which yields MVKSRSKQNNPEQKTRSAERSLDTEFGKEYNPVKAAKKKYEKQSQPITSKQHTEIPD from the coding sequence TTGGTAAAATCACGTTCAAAGCAAAATAATCCAGAACAAAAAACACGATCCGCCGAACGGAGTCTAGATACTGAATTTGGTAAGGAGTATAATCCTGTAAAAGCAGCAAAGAAAAAATACGAAAAACAAAGTCAACCAATAACATCAAAACAACATACAGAAATACCGGATTAA
- a CDS encoding class I SAM-dependent methyltransferase: protein MKLDRILPFGHQLLERAAGKGDIVIDATMGNGHDSVMLAKLVGETGHVYSFDIQEQALRNTTIRLENENLEKQVTLHPIGHEHIKSSLPAEIHGKVRAAIFNLGYLPGGDKSIVTKGNTTIKALEDLLELLAPEGIIVLVIYHGHDEGKIERDEVITFVSQLDQQKAHVLQYQFINGQNHPPFIIAIEKK, encoded by the coding sequence ATGAAACTTGACCGTATACTACCTTTTGGGCATCAACTATTAGAAAGGGCCGCTGGAAAAGGGGATATAGTCATCGATGCAACGATGGGGAATGGACATGATAGTGTTATGCTTGCAAAACTAGTGGGTGAGACTGGACATGTTTATAGCTTTGACATTCAAGAACAAGCATTACGCAATACTACCATTCGTTTAGAAAATGAAAACCTTGAAAAGCAAGTAACCCTTCACCCAATCGGACACGAGCATATTAAGTCATCTCTCCCAGCAGAAATACATGGAAAAGTAAGAGCAGCTATTTTTAACTTAGGCTATCTCCCAGGTGGAGACAAAAGTATCGTGACCAAAGGCAATACGACGATTAAAGCATTAGAAGACTTACTAGAGCTGTTAGCCCCTGAAGGAATAATTGTTCTGGTCATTTATCACGGTCATGACGAAGGAAAAATTGAGCGTGATGAAGTAATTACTTTTGTTAGTCAGCTAGATCAACAAAAAGCACATGTTCTTCAATATCAATTTATTAACGGACAGAACCACCCACCATTTATTATTGCGATTGAAAAAAAATAA
- the leuS gene encoding leucine--tRNA ligase, with protein MSYKHGEIEKKWQHYWEEQNTYKTSEDADKPKFYALDMFPYPSGAGLHVGHPEGFTATDILSRMKRMQGYNVLHPMGWDAFGLPAEQYALDTGNDPAEFTKVNIDNFRRQIKSLGFSYDWDREVNTTDKNYYKWTQWIFTKLYEKGLAYVDEIPVNWCPALGTVLANEEVIDGKSERGGHPVERRPMRQWMLKITAYADRLLEDLEELDWPESIKDMQRNWIGRSEGGEVIFKVDGHNETLAVFTTRPDTIFGATYAVLAPEHPLVEKITTSDQKVEVETYIDSIKSKSDLERTDLAKDKTGVFTGAYTINPANGEKMPIWIADYVLMSYGSGAIMAVPAHDERDFEFAQKFDLPIKEVVVGGDITKEAYTGEGKHINSDFLNGLDKEEAIKKALVWLEENEIGSKKTTYRLRDWLFSRQRYWGEPIPVIHWEDGTSTVVKEEDLPLVLPKTTEIKPSGTGESPLANIDEWVNVVDPETGKKGRRETNTMPQWAGSCWYYLRYIDPDNAEQLADPEKLKKWLPVDMYIGGAEHAVLHLLYARFWHKFLYDIGVVPTKEPFQKLFNQGMILGENNEKMSKSKGNVVNPDEIVESHGADTLRLYEMFMGPLDASIAWSATGLDGARRFIDRVWRLMVEENGSLSSKIKDTSNGKLDKVYHQTVKKVTEDYEGLRFNTGISQLMVFINDAYKTDVLPKEYMEGFVKLLAPITPHIAEELWSKLGNEGTISYEAWPTFDEGKLVDNEVEIVVQINGKVRAKLLVSREATREELEKQALAEVQETIEGKTVRKVIAVPGKLVNIVAN; from the coding sequence ATGAGTTATAAACATGGTGAAATTGAAAAAAAGTGGCAACACTACTGGGAAGAACAAAACACGTATAAAACAAGTGAGGATGCTGACAAGCCTAAATTTTATGCATTAGACATGTTCCCGTATCCATCAGGTGCTGGACTACATGTAGGGCATCCAGAAGGCTTTACTGCAACGGATATTCTCTCAAGAATGAAGCGTATGCAAGGCTATAATGTTCTTCATCCAATGGGGTGGGATGCATTTGGTCTTCCTGCCGAACAATATGCGCTTGATACAGGAAATGATCCAGCCGAATTTACAAAAGTGAATATTGATAATTTTCGTAGGCAGATAAAGTCATTAGGTTTTTCTTATGATTGGGACCGTGAAGTGAACACGACGGACAAAAATTATTATAAATGGACACAATGGATTTTCACCAAACTTTATGAAAAAGGATTGGCATATGTGGATGAAATTCCGGTGAACTGGTGTCCAGCGCTTGGAACTGTATTGGCGAATGAAGAAGTCATTGATGGAAAAAGTGAGCGCGGGGGGCATCCTGTTGAGCGTCGACCTATGCGCCAATGGATGCTAAAAATTACTGCCTATGCTGATCGTTTACTTGAAGACCTTGAAGAGTTGGATTGGCCAGAAAGCATTAAGGATATGCAGAGGAACTGGATTGGACGTTCAGAGGGTGGAGAAGTCATCTTTAAGGTTGATGGACATAACGAAACATTGGCTGTGTTTACGACTCGTCCTGATACCATATTTGGAGCCACATACGCGGTGCTAGCACCTGAACATCCTTTAGTAGAAAAGATTACAACTTCCGACCAAAAAGTAGAGGTTGAGACTTATATTGATTCTATTAAATCAAAAAGTGACCTTGAACGCACAGATCTTGCGAAAGACAAAACAGGTGTTTTTACAGGTGCCTATACGATTAACCCAGCAAATGGGGAAAAAATGCCGATTTGGATTGCCGATTATGTGCTTATGAGTTACGGTTCTGGTGCTATTATGGCCGTACCTGCCCATGATGAGCGTGATTTTGAATTCGCTCAAAAATTTGATCTACCAATTAAAGAAGTAGTAGTAGGTGGGGACATTACAAAAGAAGCATATACGGGTGAAGGTAAGCACATCAATTCTGATTTCCTGAATGGTCTAGATAAAGAAGAGGCAATTAAAAAAGCACTTGTATGGCTTGAAGAAAACGAAATCGGTTCTAAGAAAACGACTTACCGCCTTCGTGATTGGCTATTTAGTCGTCAACGTTATTGGGGTGAACCGATTCCAGTTATTCACTGGGAGGATGGAACAAGTACGGTTGTAAAAGAAGAAGATCTTCCACTAGTACTTCCAAAAACAACGGAAATCAAGCCATCTGGTACAGGAGAATCACCACTTGCAAATATTGATGAATGGGTAAATGTTGTCGATCCTGAAACAGGGAAAAAAGGTCGTCGTGAAACAAATACAATGCCTCAGTGGGCGGGTAGCTGCTGGTATTATCTACGTTATATCGATCCGGATAATGCAGAACAACTAGCTGACCCTGAAAAGCTGAAAAAATGGCTTCCTGTGGATATGTATATTGGGGGAGCTGAGCATGCTGTTCTTCATTTGCTCTATGCTCGTTTCTGGCATAAATTCCTCTATGATATTGGAGTTGTTCCTACAAAAGAGCCATTCCAAAAGCTATTTAATCAAGGAATGATCTTAGGGGAAAATAATGAAAAAATGAGTAAGTCAAAAGGAAATGTTGTCAACCCAGATGAAATTGTAGAGAGTCATGGTGCTGATACACTTCGACTTTATGAGATGTTTATGGGACCACTAGATGCCTCAATTGCCTGGTCTGCTACAGGTCTTGATGGTGCTCGTCGTTTTATTGACCGCGTTTGGCGTCTAATGGTTGAAGAAAACGGAAGCTTAAGTAGTAAAATCAAGGATACGAGCAATGGTAAGCTTGATAAAGTGTACCATCAAACCGTTAAGAAAGTTACAGAGGATTATGAAGGTCTTCGCTTTAATACAGGGATATCTCAATTGATGGTATTTATTAATGATGCTTATAAAACCGATGTACTTCCAAAAGAATATATGGAAGGATTCGTGAAGCTTCTCGCACCAATTACCCCTCATATTGCAGAAGAGCTTTGGAGCAAGCTAGGAAATGAAGGGACGATTTCTTATGAAGCTTGGCCTACTTTCGATGAGGGAAAACTTGTAGATAATGAAGTTGAGATTGTTGTACAAATTAATGGTAAGGTTCGTGCAAAACTATTGGTTTCTCGTGAAGCAACTCGTGAGGAGCTTGAGAAACAAGCATTGGCAGAAGTACAAGAAACAATTGAAGGAAAAACGGTTCGAAAAGTGATTGCTGTTCCTGGAAAACTCGTTAATATTGTTGCGAATTAA
- a CDS encoding MFS transporter produces the protein MPRALWLLVLGMVVNVTGSSFLWPLNAIYINGHLGKSLTVAGIVLMLNAGASVVGNLIGGILFDKLGGYRSIMTGIAITLVSLTGLNFWHEWPYYVFFLLFIGFGSGIVFPSIYALAGSVWKEGGRRAFNAIYVAQNAGVAIGAALGGVVADYSFDYIFLANLSMYLVFFVIAFFGYRNIAHQSVQQTNVLKENKKIINKNKFTALLILCGAYLLCWVGYVQWQSTIATYTQEINISLKQYSILWTINGLMIVFGQPFLRPLIKRFDQNLKGQIILGISIFMVSFAVAGNAGAFKGFVAAMVIITIGEMLVWPAIPTIANQLAPKGREGFYQGIVNSTATGGRMIGPLFGGILVDLYGMSILFYVLIGLLIIGIFLTVFHDRLLKRNENVTVSEFL, from the coding sequence ATGCCAAGGGCGTTGTGGTTGCTTGTGCTCGGAATGGTCGTGAACGTTACAGGATCCTCTTTTTTATGGCCGTTAAATGCAATTTATATAAATGGGCATCTCGGTAAGTCTCTTACCGTTGCGGGGATTGTTTTAATGCTGAATGCCGGTGCTAGTGTCGTTGGAAATCTGATCGGTGGAATTCTTTTTGATAAACTTGGTGGGTATCGTTCGATCATGACTGGGATAGCCATTACGTTAGTTTCTTTAACAGGTCTAAATTTTTGGCATGAATGGCCGTACTATGTATTTTTTCTTCTGTTTATCGGTTTTGGGTCTGGTATAGTCTTTCCATCAATTTATGCGTTGGCCGGATCTGTTTGGAAAGAAGGAGGTAGGAGGGCATTTAATGCTATTTATGTAGCACAAAATGCAGGAGTAGCAATCGGAGCAGCACTAGGTGGAGTGGTTGCTGACTATTCCTTTGATTATATCTTTTTAGCAAACTTGTCTATGTATCTAGTATTTTTCGTTATTGCATTTTTTGGATATCGAAATATTGCTCATCAGTCTGTACAACAAACGAATGTGTTAAAAGAAAATAAGAAAATTATTAATAAAAATAAGTTCACTGCACTGTTAATACTATGTGGAGCCTACTTATTATGCTGGGTTGGATATGTACAATGGCAGTCAACCATTGCCACTTATACACAAGAAATTAACATATCATTAAAGCAGTATAGCATTTTGTGGACGATTAACGGTTTGATGATTGTGTTTGGACAACCTTTTCTTCGTCCGCTTATAAAGCGATTTGATCAAAATTTAAAAGGACAAATCATCTTAGGTATATCCATCTTTATGGTATCATTTGCTGTTGCAGGAAATGCCGGTGCCTTTAAAGGGTTTGTAGCAGCCATGGTGATTATCACAATTGGTGAAATGCTCGTATGGCCAGCTATACCGACAATTGCTAATCAATTAGCTCCAAAAGGAAGAGAAGGTTTTTATCAAGGGATTGTTAATTCAACAGCGACAGGTGGGAGAATGATTGGTCCTCTGTTTGGTGGTATATTAGTTGATCTTTATGGAATGTCGATTTTATTTTATGTATTAATCGGATTGTTGATTATTGGAATTTTTCTGACCGTTTTCCATGACCGTCTGTTAAAGCGTAATGAAAACGTAACGGTATCGGAGTTTCTATAA